A single genomic interval of Cupriavidus necator harbors:
- a CDS encoding immunity 50 family protein, whose protein sequence is MKTTARLMNPKAMISIYGEFPSLSGSELSDVHVKRDEPRLSVKLITEEKPKSCPDRWPKNYDVVHIKLSFVGLSCLSFSHWGHENIIDKFEWEDMEESVSVRFVCKNQTTLAFSCDWIRIESITYGHVGSP, encoded by the coding sequence ATGAAGACAACTGCGAGGTTAATGAATCCCAAAGCCATGATTTCCATATATGGTGAGTTTCCGTCACTTAGTGGATCTGAACTTTCTGACGTCCATGTCAAGCGCGATGAGCCGCGGCTATCGGTCAAGCTTATAACTGAAGAGAAGCCAAAATCTTGCCCTGACCGATGGCCCAAGAACTATGACGTGGTTCATATTAAGCTATCATTTGTCGGCTTGAGCTGCTTGTCCTTCAGCCACTGGGGGCATGAGAACATCATCGACAAGTTCGAATGGGAGGATATGGAAGAATCAGTATCTGTGCGGTTTGTATGCAAAAATCAAACTACGTTGGCATTCTCATGTGATTGGATTCGCATCGAGAGCATTACTTACGGGCATGTTGGCAGTCCGTGA